The Nakamurella deserti genome contains a region encoding:
- a CDS encoding acyltransferase family protein gives MSSFAARRSALSAAVTRVGSAPAPTGSRLQWVDAARGVCVVLVVLYHVGLLTYEPFRGVMWAPAERGWFAVNALLAAMRMPLLLAISGMLAARRIREGWGRPGAAVRAASTYYLYVVWLAVHSVVFVLIGGSSLQQRLGIAPAFLIELAVPVRTFLWYIFALSLYVVLFTTIRRLPGRVVLPVLFVGGVVLAAFEPGDAQFVKVVVNSVWFGIGVYAGPLLGRLGDRRRVRDIAVAAVVGAALIGLGKLGLPQPLDAFLAQASGVAFIVLGCLTVATFARWAPFARTAEYVGRRTLQVYVLHIPLCYLIARSLGADRLRTVLATPVATVLWPLLVTAALTVLSLWLRTVLEKAGLGVLFAMPAGWARRIDAGYARRDAHAAAGPTASVAPAAAPGGSGAPLVIPAQRSTADVGRTAPRP, from the coding sequence ATGTCATCGTTCGCCGCCCGCCGTTCGGCGCTCTCCGCCGCCGTCACCCGGGTCGGGTCCGCACCCGCCCCGACCGGATCCCGCCTGCAGTGGGTCGACGCCGCCCGCGGGGTGTGCGTCGTGCTCGTCGTGCTCTACCACGTCGGACTGCTGACCTACGAGCCGTTCCGCGGCGTGATGTGGGCCCCGGCCGAGCGCGGCTGGTTCGCGGTCAACGCGCTGCTCGCGGCCATGCGGATGCCGCTGCTGCTGGCCATCTCCGGCATGCTGGCCGCTCGTCGCATCCGCGAGGGCTGGGGCCGGCCGGGAGCCGCGGTCCGCGCGGCGTCGACCTACTACCTGTACGTCGTCTGGCTGGCGGTGCACTCGGTGGTGTTCGTGCTGATCGGCGGGTCGAGCCTGCAGCAGCGCCTCGGCATCGCGCCGGCCTTCCTGATCGAGCTGGCCGTGCCGGTGCGGACGTTCCTCTGGTACATCTTCGCGCTCTCGCTGTACGTGGTGCTGTTCACGACCATCCGCCGGTTGCCCGGCCGCGTCGTGCTGCCGGTGCTGTTCGTCGGCGGGGTCGTGCTGGCCGCGTTCGAGCCGGGCGACGCGCAGTTCGTCAAGGTCGTCGTCAACTCCGTGTGGTTCGGCATCGGGGTGTACGCCGGGCCGCTGCTGGGCCGGCTGGGCGACCGCCGGCGGGTGCGGGACATCGCCGTGGCGGCGGTCGTCGGGGCCGCGCTGATCGGACTGGGCAAGCTGGGTCTGCCGCAGCCGCTGGACGCCTTCCTGGCCCAGGCCAGCGGCGTGGCGTTCATCGTCCTCGGATGCCTCACGGTGGCGACCTTCGCCCGGTGGGCGCCGTTCGCCCGCACCGCCGAGTACGTCGGGCGCCGGACCCTGCAGGTCTACGTCCTGCACATCCCGCTCTGCTACCTCATCGCCCGGTCCCTGGGCGCCGACCGGCTCCGGACGGTCCTGGCCACGCCGGTGGCGACCGTGCTGTGGCCGCTGCTGGTCACCGCGGCCCTCACCGTGCTGTCGCTGTGGCTGCGGACGGTCCTGGAGAAGGCGGGGCTCGGGGTGCTGTTCGCAATGCCCGCCGGTTGGGCCCGGCGGATCGACGCCGGTTACGCCCGACGGGACGCGCACGCCGCCGCCGGCCCCACCGCGTCCGTGGCGCCGGCCGCTGCGCCGGGCGGGTCGGGTGCGCCGCTGGTCATCCCGGCCCAGCGGTCCACCGCCGACGTCGGGCGGACCGCGCCGCGGCCCTGA
- a CDS encoding ubiquitin-like domain-containing protein, with amino-acid sequence MTEPDVLDPAEPAPTGPVPSPPRPARQLLLGLAALALTVLVVVAGTLVALTRTVTVSVDGQPRSVTTLRGTVDGVLTAAGLTVGEHDTVAPATDTAVAEGATIVLNRGRLLTLTVDGSEIALWTTARTVDQALGELGRDPADYQLSADRSRGIPVDGLAVRADTLYDVTVDDRGTARRVSTVAATVADVLAESGVVLGPNDRVDPALTDRVAADTTVTVITLPTVTLTDGTAAATPVVSDQPTVGNLLAAAGVTLGAQDTVSVPLETPLSEGLQVAITRVATSQVTAVEPIAQPAAQTVDDAALTKGTSKITQQGRAGEATVVYDVVTTNGVETARTEVSRTVTVEPLATVTHRGTKAPAPAPAPAPAPAPAPAPAPAPAPAPAPAPAPAAAAPAATPAPAAAPAPAAPSAAPAPAPAPSYSGGKVLFNDFEFGVNWDGLAKCESGNNPRAINPSGKYTGLFQFDDRTWQGTGGSGRAYDASPEEQLMRAKILYQARGLQPWACAYAAR; translated from the coding sequence GTGACGGAGCCCGATGTGCTGGATCCCGCCGAACCCGCACCCACCGGCCCCGTCCCCTCTCCTCCCCGGCCCGCCCGTCAGCTGCTCCTGGGTCTCGCCGCCCTCGCGCTGACCGTCCTGGTCGTGGTGGCGGGAACCCTGGTCGCGCTGACCCGGACGGTCACCGTGTCCGTCGACGGCCAGCCGCGGTCGGTGACGACCCTGCGTGGCACCGTGGACGGTGTGCTCACCGCGGCCGGCCTCACGGTGGGTGAGCACGACACCGTGGCGCCGGCCACCGACACCGCCGTGGCCGAGGGCGCCACCATCGTGCTGAACCGCGGGCGACTGCTCACGTTGACCGTCGACGGGTCCGAGATCGCGCTCTGGACGACGGCCCGTACCGTCGACCAGGCGCTCGGCGAGCTGGGCCGCGACCCCGCGGACTACCAGTTGTCCGCCGACCGCTCGCGCGGCATCCCGGTCGACGGCCTCGCCGTCCGGGCCGACACCCTCTACGACGTCACCGTCGACGACCGTGGCACCGCCCGCCGGGTGTCGACCGTCGCGGCCACCGTCGCCGACGTGCTCGCGGAGTCCGGCGTCGTGCTGGGGCCGAACGACCGCGTCGATCCGGCGCTGACCGACCGGGTCGCCGCCGACACCACCGTCACCGTCATCACGCTGCCGACCGTCACCCTGACCGACGGCACCGCGGCCGCCACCCCGGTCGTCAGCGACCAGCCGACCGTGGGCAACCTGCTGGCGGCGGCCGGCGTCACCCTCGGCGCCCAGGACACCGTCTCGGTGCCGCTGGAGACGCCGCTCAGCGAGGGCCTGCAGGTCGCCATCACCCGGGTCGCCACCAGCCAGGTGACGGCGGTCGAGCCGATCGCCCAGCCCGCCGCCCAGACCGTGGACGACGCCGCCCTGACCAAGGGCACCAGCAAGATCACCCAGCAGGGCCGCGCCGGCGAAGCCACCGTCGTCTACGACGTCGTCACCACCAACGGCGTGGAGACGGCGCGCACCGAGGTGTCGCGGACGGTCACCGTCGAGCCCCTGGCCACGGTGACGCACCGGGGGACCAAGGCACCGGCCCCGGCACCGGCACCGGCACCGGCCCCGGCACCGGCACCGGCACCGGCACCGGCACCGGCACCGGCACCGGCCCCGGCCCCGGCTCCGGCGGCCGCCGCACCCGCGGCGACGCCCGCACCGGCCGCTGCCCCGGCGCCCGCGGCCCCATCGGCCGCACCGGCGCCGGCACCGGCCCCGTCGTACTCGGGCGGGAAGGTCCTGTTCAACGACTTCGAGTTCGGCGTCAACTGGGACGGCCTGGCGAAGTGCGAGTCGGGCAACAATCCGCGGGCGATCAACCCCAGCGGCAAGTACACCGGGTTGTTCCAGTTCGACGACCGCACCTGGCAGGGCACCGGCGGCTCCGGACGGGCGTACGACGCCTCACCGGAGGAGCAGCTGATGCGGGCGAAGATCCTGTACCAGGCGCGCGGGCTGCAGCCCTGGGCCTGCGCGTACGCCGCGCGCTGA
- a CDS encoding 4-(cytidine 5'-diphospho)-2-C-methyl-D-erythritol kinase, producing MPSATVRVRVPAKINLHLGVGDLRDDGYHELVTIFQAVSLYDELSLTPADELSVVTRGAPGVPEGAANLAGRAVLLLAEHAGRHPGVRVEISKQIPVAGGMAGGSADAAAALLGCAHLWHLDLPRSTLVALAAELGSDVPFALTGGTAIGTGRGEQIAPVLTRHQWHWVLAIAGDGLSTPAVFGELDRLREQSPGPRVGPVEDVLAALARPDAAALGEALGNDMQAAAISLQPSLRRVLYAGTAEGALHCLVSGSGPTVAMLCADADHAADVAARVAGLGVCRTVRVVNGPVPGARVLGA from the coding sequence CTGCCCAGCGCCACCGTCCGGGTCCGGGTACCGGCGAAGATCAACCTGCACCTGGGGGTCGGGGATCTGCGCGACGACGGCTACCACGAGCTGGTCACGATCTTCCAGGCCGTCAGTCTGTACGACGAGCTGTCGCTGACGCCGGCCGACGAGCTGTCCGTGGTCACCCGCGGAGCTCCCGGCGTGCCCGAGGGCGCGGCCAACCTGGCCGGCCGGGCGGTGCTGCTGCTCGCCGAGCACGCCGGGCGGCACCCCGGGGTGCGGGTCGAGATCAGCAAGCAGATCCCGGTGGCCGGGGGCATGGCCGGCGGCAGCGCCGACGCCGCTGCCGCCCTGCTGGGCTGCGCGCACCTGTGGCACCTGGACCTGCCCCGGTCGACGCTCGTCGCGCTGGCCGCGGAGCTCGGCAGCGACGTCCCGTTCGCGCTCACCGGCGGCACCGCGATCGGCACCGGCCGCGGCGAGCAGATCGCGCCGGTACTGACCCGGCATCAATGGCACTGGGTGCTGGCCATCGCCGGCGACGGGCTGTCCACCCCCGCGGTGTTCGGCGAACTGGACCGGCTCCGTGAGCAGTCACCCGGCCCGCGTGTCGGACCCGTCGAGGACGTGCTGGCCGCGCTGGCGCGGCCTGACGCCGCAGCACTCGGGGAGGCGCTCGGCAACGACATGCAGGCGGCCGCCATCTCGCTGCAGCCCTCGTTGCGCCGGGTGCTGTACGCCGGGACCGCCGAAGGCGCACTGCACTGCCTGGTCAGCGGTTCCGGGCCCACGGTGGCCATGTTGTGCGCCGACGCCGACCACGCCGCGGACGTCGCCGCCCGGGTCGCCGGGCTCGGGGTCTGCCGCACCGTGCGGGTGGTCAACGGGCCGGTCCCCGGCGCGCGGGTGCTCGGCGCCTGA
- the rsmA gene encoding 16S rRNA (adenine(1518)-N(6)/adenine(1519)-N(6))-dimethyltransferase RsmA has protein sequence MTSPGGTEQISLLGAARIRQLAAELDLRPTKTLGQNFVHDANTVRRIVAAAALRPDDHVLEVGPGLGSLTLGLLEQVERVTVVEIDPRLAGLLPRTVAEQAPDRADRLTVVCADALTVGRAEVGEPTALVANLPYNVSVPVLLHLLAELPSLRRVLVMVQAEVADRLAAGPGSRTYGVPSVKAAWYGTVKRAGSIGRNVFWPEPNVDSALVAIDRHPTATVGDRDAVFSIVDHAFAQRRKMLRSALASWAGSGAAAEELLARAGVDPTRRGETLDVAGYLAIAGAVR, from the coding sequence ATGACTTCCCCGGGCGGCACCGAGCAGATCTCCCTGCTCGGTGCCGCCCGGATCCGTCAGTTGGCCGCCGAGCTGGACCTGCGGCCGACCAAGACGCTCGGGCAGAACTTCGTGCACGACGCGAACACGGTGCGCCGCATCGTGGCCGCCGCCGCCCTGCGTCCCGACGACCACGTGCTCGAGGTCGGCCCCGGACTCGGGTCGCTGACCCTCGGTCTGCTCGAGCAGGTCGAGCGCGTCACCGTCGTCGAGATCGATCCGCGGCTCGCCGGCCTGTTGCCGCGGACCGTCGCCGAGCAGGCACCCGACCGGGCCGACCGGCTCACCGTGGTCTGCGCCGACGCGCTCACGGTCGGCCGGGCCGAGGTGGGCGAGCCGACCGCGCTGGTGGCGAACCTGCCCTACAACGTGTCGGTCCCGGTGCTGCTGCACCTGCTCGCCGAGCTGCCCAGCCTGCGCCGGGTGCTGGTGATGGTGCAGGCCGAGGTCGCCGACCGGCTGGCCGCCGGTCCGGGGTCACGGACCTACGGGGTGCCCTCGGTCAAGGCGGCCTGGTACGGCACGGTGAAGCGGGCCGGGTCCATCGGCCGCAACGTGTTCTGGCCCGAACCCAACGTCGACTCCGCCCTCGTCGCCATCGACCGGCACCCGACCGCCACCGTCGGCGACCGGGACGCCGTCTTCAGCATCGTCGACCACGCCTTCGCGCAACGCCGCAAGATGTTGCGCTCCGCACTGGCCTCCTGGGCCGGATCCGGCGCCGCCGCCGAGGAGCTGCTCGCCCGGGCCGGGGTCGACCCCACCCGTCGCGGTGAGACGTTGGACGTGGCCGGCTATCTCGCGATCGCCGGAGCCGTGCGGTGA
- the metG gene encoding methionine--tRNA ligase → MSSILTAVAWPYANGPRHIGHVSGFGVPSDIFSRYQRMAGNDVLMVSGTDEHGTPILVQADQEGVSAKTLADRYNRVIVDDLQGLGLSYDLFTRTTTTNHYAVVQEMFRTVHRNGYLVPQTTMSAISPSTGRTLPDRYIEGTCPICGYAGARGDQCDNCGNQLDAIDLIDPRSRINGEAPKFVESEHWFLDLPSLALALGDWLGTRTDWRPNVLKFSTNLLDDVRPRAMTRDIDWGIPVPLDGWRDRGDKKLYVWFDAVIGYLSASIEWARRFGRDADQWKQYWADPAAHQYYFMGKDNITFHSQIWPAELLAHNGRGARGGEPGRLGALNLPTEIVSSEFLTMSGSKFSTSRRNVIYVGDFLRDFGPDALRHFIAVAGPENQDTDFTWDEFVRRTNSELANEWGNLVNRSISMTHKNFGVIPTPGTRTDADAALLAASAEAFGTVGDLLARSRFKAAIGEAMRVASLANKYLSETEPWKLGGDPQRQGTVLHTALQVVDDAKTMLTPFLPHSSQKVFAALGGEGVWAAQPEVVEVEDLGDEVEGDIGFPASPYPVITGDYAAQQAVWERREIRPGVALSKPTPLFPKLDPKLGETGPDWAPVA, encoded by the coding sequence ATGAGCTCGATACTGACCGCCGTCGCCTGGCCCTACGCGAACGGCCCCCGCCACATCGGCCACGTCTCCGGTTTCGGTGTCCCCTCCGACATCTTCAGCCGCTACCAGCGGATGGCCGGCAACGACGTGCTGATGGTGTCGGGCACCGACGAGCACGGCACCCCGATCCTGGTGCAGGCCGATCAGGAGGGCGTCAGCGCCAAGACTCTCGCCGACCGGTACAACCGGGTGATCGTGGACGACCTGCAGGGCCTCGGGCTCTCCTACGACCTGTTCACCCGCACCACCACCACCAACCACTACGCCGTGGTGCAGGAGATGTTCCGCACCGTGCACCGCAACGGCTACCTGGTGCCGCAGACCACGATGTCGGCGATCTCGCCGTCCACCGGGCGCACCCTCCCGGACCGCTACATCGAGGGCACCTGCCCGATCTGCGGCTACGCCGGCGCCCGCGGCGACCAGTGCGACAACTGCGGCAACCAGCTCGACGCCATCGACCTGATCGACCCGCGTTCCCGGATCAACGGCGAGGCCCCGAAGTTCGTCGAGAGCGAGCACTGGTTCCTGGACCTGCCGTCGCTGGCCCTGGCCCTGGGCGACTGGCTCGGCACCCGCACCGACTGGCGGCCCAACGTCCTGAAGTTCTCCACCAACCTGCTCGACGACGTCCGGCCCCGCGCGATGACCCGCGACATCGACTGGGGCATCCCGGTGCCGCTGGACGGCTGGCGCGACCGGGGCGACAAGAAGCTCTACGTCTGGTTCGACGCCGTCATCGGGTACCTGTCGGCGTCCATCGAGTGGGCCCGCCGGTTCGGCAGGGACGCCGACCAGTGGAAGCAGTACTGGGCCGACCCGGCCGCCCATCAGTACTACTTCATGGGCAAGGACAACATCACCTTCCACTCGCAGATCTGGCCGGCCGAGCTGCTCGCCCACAACGGCCGCGGCGCCCGCGGCGGGGAGCCGGGGCGCCTGGGTGCGCTGAACCTGCCGACCGAGATCGTGTCGAGTGAGTTCCTGACGATGAGCGGCTCGAAGTTCTCCACCTCGCGCCGCAACGTCATCTACGTCGGCGACTTCCTGCGCGACTTCGGCCCGGACGCGCTGCGGCACTTCATCGCCGTCGCCGGCCCGGAGAACCAGGACACCGACTTCACCTGGGACGAGTTCGTCCGGCGCACCAACTCCGAGCTGGCCAACGAGTGGGGCAACCTGGTCAACCGCTCGATCTCCATGACGCACAAGAACTTCGGCGTCATCCCGACGCCGGGCACCCGCACTGATGCGGACGCCGCGCTGCTCGCCGCCTCCGCCGAGGCGTTCGGCACCGTCGGAGATCTGTTGGCGCGCAGCCGTTTCAAGGCCGCCATCGGCGAGGCCATGCGGGTCGCGTCGCTGGCCAACAAGTACCTGTCGGAGACCGAGCCGTGGAAGCTGGGTGGCGACCCGCAGCGGCAGGGGACGGTGCTGCACACCGCGCTGCAGGTCGTGGACGACGCCAAGACGATGCTGACACCGTTCCTGCCGCACTCCTCGCAGAAGGTGTTCGCCGCGCTGGGCGGCGAGGGTGTGTGGGCGGCCCAGCCGGAGGTCGTCGAGGTCGAGGACCTCGGTGACGAGGTGGAGGGTGACATCGGGTTCCCGGCGTCGCCGTATCCGGTGATCACCGGCGACTACGCCGCTCAGCAGGCCGTCTGGGAGCGCCGCGAGATCCGGCCGGGGGTGGCGTTGTCCAAGCCGACGCCGCTGTTCCCCAAGCTCGACCCGAAGCTCGGCGAGACCGGGCCGGACTGGGCGCCGGTGGCCTGA
- a CDS encoding resuscitation-promoting factor, whose protein sequence is MSLHEPTTRDDDPTAPATGSAADASATGTVGTASAASTAGTPAPRRSWKRPFVAAAATVVLAGAAVGGTLVSMTKSVTVTVDGQTTQVSTLSGSVAGALEAAGVTAGDHDVLAPAADAAITDGSQISLNRGRLLTLTVDGQSREVWTTARTVDEALAQLGQDSADYALSADRGRDIPLEGFALDAATLHTATVTDGTGEAVTVATPATTVADLLTAQGITLNDQDTVTPALDTPVTDGTAVAVTRTVVSTVVEDEQIPQPADVTVEDPNLDRGTTAVTVQGAPGTAAVSYQVTTVNGRQTARTEVGRTTTVEPVAGQIAVGTRTSLTWVGNQVFFNDTEFGVNWDGLAFCESTHNPKAVNAYPSRGLPTYGLFQFDLPTWQSVGGSGNPVDATPEEQIMRAKLLFQSRGLEPWACREAAK, encoded by the coding sequence GTGAGCCTGCACGAGCCGACGACGCGCGACGACGATCCGACGGCACCCGCCACCGGGAGCGCTGCCGACGCCTCCGCCACCGGCACTGTCGGCACAGCGAGCGCCGCGAGCACCGCCGGTACCCCGGCCCCCCGCCGCAGCTGGAAGCGGCCATTCGTCGCGGCGGCCGCCACCGTGGTGCTGGCCGGTGCCGCGGTCGGCGGCACCCTGGTGTCGATGACCAAATCCGTGACGGTGACCGTCGACGGGCAGACCACCCAGGTCAGCACCCTGTCCGGATCCGTCGCGGGCGCCCTCGAGGCGGCCGGCGTGACCGCCGGCGACCACGACGTGCTGGCCCCCGCGGCCGACGCCGCGATCACCGACGGCAGCCAGATCTCGCTCAACCGCGGGCGGCTGCTCACGCTGACCGTCGACGGGCAGAGCCGCGAGGTGTGGACGACGGCGCGCACCGTCGACGAGGCACTGGCCCAGCTCGGTCAGGACAGCGCCGACTACGCACTGTCGGCCGACCGTGGCCGCGACATCCCGCTGGAGGGGTTCGCGCTGGATGCCGCCACCCTGCACACCGCCACCGTGACCGACGGCACCGGCGAGGCCGTCACGGTCGCCACCCCGGCGACCACCGTCGCCGACCTGCTGACCGCGCAGGGCATCACCCTCAACGACCAGGACACCGTCACCCCGGCCCTGGACACCCCGGTCACCGACGGCACGGCCGTCGCGGTCACCCGCACCGTCGTCAGCACCGTCGTCGAGGACGAGCAGATCCCGCAGCCGGCCGACGTCACCGTCGAGGACCCGAACCTGGACCGCGGCACCACCGCCGTCACCGTGCAGGGTGCTCCCGGCACCGCCGCCGTCAGCTACCAGGTCACCACCGTCAACGGCCGGCAGACTGCCAGGACCGAGGTCGGCCGGACCACCACGGTCGAGCCGGTCGCCGGTCAGATCGCCGTCGGCACCAGGACGAGCCTGACCTGGGTCGGCAACCAGGTGTTCTTCAACGACACCGAGTTCGGCGTCAACTGGGACGGCCTCGCCTTCTGCGAGTCCACGCACAACCCGAAGGCCGTCAACGCCTACCCGTCGCGCGGCCTGCCCACCTACGGGCTCTTCCAGTTCGACCTGCCGACCTGGCAGTCCGTCGGTGGCAGCGGTAACCCGGTCGACGCCACGCCCGAGGAGCAGATCATGCGGGCCAAGCTGCTGTTCCAGTCCCGCGGCCTGGAGCCGTGGGCATGCCGGGAAGCCGCCAAGTAG
- a CDS encoding TatD family hydrolase yields the protein MLEPTEWVEPQEWKQVPDPGPLRAPVIDNHTHLDATGCRTADDVAAAMARARAVGVIAAVTVADDLASARWAAAAATWHPDVWAAIGLHPTRADVLDEAARTELAALAAGPRVVAVGETGLDHYWDAAPHDAQREAFAWHIALAKELRLPLMIHDRDAHDAVFDVLAAEGAPDTVVFHCFSGDAAMARSCADRGYLMSFAGPVSFRNARDLHAAVRLAPVELLMIETDAPFLAPHPHRGRKNGPYALPYTLRAVADLREADIDELADTVTATTQRVYTLSDLRRSTAV from the coding sequence GTGCTCGAACCGACCGAGTGGGTCGAGCCGCAGGAGTGGAAGCAGGTGCCCGACCCGGGGCCGCTGCGGGCGCCGGTGATCGACAACCACACCCACCTTGACGCCACCGGCTGCCGTACCGCCGACGACGTCGCCGCCGCGATGGCCCGGGCGCGGGCGGTCGGGGTGATCGCGGCGGTCACCGTCGCCGACGATCTGGCCTCCGCCCGGTGGGCGGCGGCCGCGGCGACGTGGCACCCGGACGTGTGGGCGGCGATCGGACTGCACCCCACCCGGGCCGACGTCCTCGACGAGGCCGCCCGCACCGAGCTGGCGGCGCTCGCCGCCGGACCGCGGGTGGTCGCCGTGGGGGAGACCGGGCTCGACCACTACTGGGACGCGGCCCCGCACGACGCCCAGCGCGAGGCCTTCGCCTGGCACATCGCGTTGGCCAAGGAGCTGCGGCTGCCGCTGATGATCCACGACCGCGACGCCCACGACGCGGTCTTCGACGTGCTGGCCGCCGAGGGGGCGCCGGACACGGTGGTGTTCCACTGCTTCTCCGGCGACGCCGCGATGGCCCGGTCCTGCGCCGACCGCGGGTACCTGATGTCCTTCGCCGGGCCCGTCTCCTTCCGCAACGCCCGGGATCTGCACGCCGCGGTCCGCCTCGCGCCCGTGGAGCTGTTGATGATCGAGACCGACGCGCCGTTCCTCGCGCCGCACCCGCACCGGGGCCGCAAGAACGGGCCCTACGCGCTGCCGTACACCCTCCGTGCGGTCGCGGATCTGCGCGAAGCGGACATCGACGAACTGGCCGACACTGTGACGGCCACCACGCAACGCGTCTACACCCTGAGTGATCTCCGCAGGTCAACCGCAGTTTGA
- a CDS encoding ubiquitin-like domain-containing protein, whose amino-acid sequence MCLITHDDKSAFDGLASESADQPTAATPLTPAPRAGFSSKLRKPWFIVAGAVVVVAATVGGSLVALTKSVTISVDGQDRVISTLSGSVDGALDAADIVVAEHDTLAPAADQPISDGTRIVLNKGRLLNLTVDGVPTQVWTTATTVDEALSQLGRDSGDYQLSADRGREIPLGGLELSADTLHAVTIDDRGTATSVVSPARTVGDLLTAQGITLGANDRVSPAVGEALAEGTAVTVVTLPTVTVTDGTNAGVPVVSDATDVAGLLAAQGITLGAEDTVTPAAETPLSEGLQVSVARIATTQVVEAAEIAQPADKKVNDSSLAKGTTKVETQGKPGSADVTFSVTTTNGVETARTEVSRVTTVEPVQSVVKVGTKTATAPAAAASPSSSSSSSASSSGSSSASAPAAASTPAPTSSGSSGVNWDGIARCESTNNWSINTGNGYYGGLQFDNRTWLGAGGGQYAPRADLATREQQIAVAEVLYSQRGLSPWACGHAG is encoded by the coding sequence ATGTGTCTCATTACTCACGACGACAAGAGCGCGTTCGACGGTCTCGCCTCCGAGTCCGCCGATCAGCCCACTGCCGCCACCCCGTTGACCCCCGCCCCGCGGGCCGGTTTCAGCTCCAAGCTCCGCAAGCCCTGGTTCATCGTCGCCGGTGCCGTCGTCGTGGTCGCCGCGACCGTCGGCGGTTCGCTCGTCGCGCTGACCAAGTCCGTCACCATCTCGGTCGACGGCCAGGACCGGGTCATCTCGACGCTCTCCGGCTCCGTGGACGGCGCGCTGGACGCCGCCGACATCGTCGTCGCCGAGCACGACACCCTGGCGCCCGCCGCCGACCAGCCGATCTCCGACGGCACCCGCATCGTCCTGAACAAGGGCCGGCTGCTGAACCTGACCGTGGACGGCGTCCCGACCCAGGTCTGGACCACCGCCACCACCGTCGACGAGGCGCTGTCCCAGCTCGGCCGCGACTCCGGTGACTACCAGCTCTCCGCCGACCGTGGCCGCGAGATCCCGCTGGGCGGCCTCGAGCTGAGCGCCGACACCCTGCACGCGGTGACCATCGACGACCGCGGTACCGCGACGTCCGTCGTCTCCCCGGCCCGCACCGTCGGCGACCTGCTGACCGCGCAGGGCATCACCCTGGGCGCCAACGACCGGGTCAGCCCCGCCGTCGGCGAGGCGCTCGCCGAGGGCACCGCCGTCACGGTCGTCACCCTGCCCACCGTCACTGTCACCGACGGCACCAACGCCGGCGTCCCGGTCGTCTCCGACGCCACCGACGTGGCCGGCCTGCTGGCCGCCCAGGGCATCACCCTCGGCGCCGAGGACACCGTGACCCCGGCTGCGGAGACCCCGCTGTCGGAGGGCCTGCAGGTGTCGGTCGCCCGCATCGCCACCACCCAGGTGGTGGAGGCCGCGGAGATCGCGCAGCCCGCCGACAAGAAGGTCAACGACTCGTCGCTGGCCAAGGGCACCACGAAGGTCGAGACCCAGGGGAAGCCGGGTTCCGCCGACGTCACGTTCTCCGTCACCACCACCAACGGTGTCGAGACCGCCCGCACCGAGGTCAGCCGGGTCACCACCGTCGAGCCGGTCCAGTCGGTCGTCAAGGTCGGCACCAAGACCGCCACCGCGCCGGCCGCCGCCGCCTCGCCTTCGTCCTCGTCGAGCAGCAGCGCGTCGTCCTCCGGTAGCTCGTCCGCGTCGGCTCCGGCCGCCGCCAGCACCCCGGCGCCCACCAGCTCCGGCAGCTCGGGGGTCAACTGGGACGGCATCGCCCGTTGCGAGTCGACCAACAACTGGTCGATCAACACCGGTAACGGCTACTACGGCGGCCTCCAGTTCGACAACCGCACCTGGCTGGGTGCCGGTGGCGGGCAGTACGCCCCGCGCGCCGACCTGGCCACCCGCGAGCAGCAGATCGCCGTCGCCGAGGTCCTGTACTCCCAGCGGGGCCTGTCCCCGTGGGCGTGCGGCCACGCCGGCTGA